The Bradysia coprophila strain Holo2 chromosome X unlocalized genomic scaffold, BU_Bcop_v1 contig_20, whole genome shotgun sequence region aagattttcagaaattgatttcagaaatcttttacttcatttgttttgaatatgctttttgctatatataaGACTCATTGGTccgagcttgtcgtttattattgctgtcgttgtcgataacagatgagaaCCGTCTGTAAACAGGTTATAATGGTAGTCAAACTGTGTCAAATTCTAAATGAATCACCCTTCAtggagagaaaatgaaattcgacatgttttctgtgTTGGTAGTTGATGTGGTTTATAAATACTTCCTACTAGAAGCTGTCAATGTACTAAATGTTGGAGTAGTAGTACTTGTATATTGAATAGTTAAATACAGAAAGAGGGCAAATGTCGTACTAGTGACGtcttagaaaaatgaaatttcattcattaattaaataaattaaatttcaattttcttataattcgcttaTGTAAGGTAGGGACATCTAACTATTCACAGAAAAGCCTAATATATCAATGATTTTAATGTTCCGATATATCACCGAaaagtcgaaatattttgttctacTTCTCTAAAAACCATTTCGGATGTACGTATAGATTATTATCGAAGTATTTACATGCAAATAGAAACTCATAGTTCTTTGCTCTGTACTAAATGATCTTTAGTCTTTACTCAATATAGTTATCTATGCCATTATTTACAACctgaagaacaaaaaaaatcaccggAACAATAACAACGAGCAATGAGTCCGGTGGGTGTAATTATCACAGCCTTAAATTCATCTTCATACTTTGGTGTAAtgctgaacaaaaaaaacagaatttcgTTGCTGTTACCCTACATAGAGTGTACATACATATAATTCAATTGAGTTCAAAAACAATCTGTTAAAACAATTATTGTTAACCAAATATCACTGATTGAACTTACGTTATTGTATCCCATTCATTCACATGTGACTTTTTAGTTTCACAAATGTTTATTATTCGTATAGAATCTAGCCATTAACATTTTTGAGGTGTGTGGTGCGTggtttttataataaaagagaaaaaaacgtTCAAAGAAGAATTAAAGAATTTATGTGAGTGAACGACTTGTTTTTATGGGGCATTGACACATAAAGATTTCAGTTTTCACTCTTGTTAGGAGTGgcagttgattttttttttcgttgtaaagGTACAAAGATACAAAGAAAGGTGCGATGCTACGGATTTGACGGTAAGCtaaatatgaaatttaattctctAGAAATTCTCATGTGTAGCAAAATATGAcatgatttttcgtttcaaatttgTCTCTATTTGTCCCCATATACATCAACGGGAAATCATACGTCCATTTTGAAGCATATCGCAAACGTTGCAACACTTTGATGCAATTTTAACGGAATTCCGAAAAATCCAAATCATATAATATCATAATATCATAACTtgcataataatttaattcagtAAATCCcacatcatcgtcatcatcgtCTTTGCACACCGAGACATGCTGACCTCTAATTTGCATAATTGTAATATCTACAgaagatgaaaaaatataaataaatttcgtaatatttgttaatttttgtgagCTGTGCTAGACGtcatttgattttgaaattaggaaaaattaattacaacatcaaagaaagtgtttttttcGTCTTACTACTAAGTTGATTCACGTTTTATGTGAACCTTTTTCAACGATCTAGCTtcgatgaagaagaaaaaaaactggtaCGAGAGGCGGTTGTTACATGCttgttattttaataaatacaAGATTAAACATTCGACGTCAATCAGTGTGTTATGcggttaaaaaaatgaatcagTTGAAATTTCTATATGGCATTTTACGTATGATCCATTGGTACCGTCTCTGTGCgttatacaacatttttttagtgaaaagtttttttttgctaaatttgaATGACTGTAAGATTATTCATTCAATTGTTCAGACGTATTTGTTCAACTTATTTATCCGAATGGAGGTCACATTTTGCTCATTTTTAGTGGAGCATTTATTACTAACggatattaatttaaaaattatactTATTTGACACCTACACACCTTCTGGTGCCTGAAGTAAGTGAATTTGTGCTTGATTGATTTTATAGCTTcgaattaaagaaattttcgattaagCACACATTTTAATACGACAGAAAACCATGCAGAGTTCAGAAACAGATCAAATTCTAAGCAGGTACGGATCTGTTACAATGCTTTTTctattcataaattattcattttagaaaatttacaaaaaaaaaatgtcgattCTTTCACTCTGTTAGTTCTAATAACGCTCGAAACTGCATCATTTAGATTTGAGATTTTTCCGCAAATGTGTAACGTGATCGAAAATACTTTTACATTTCATTACCTTCAGCATcgtattcatttttttaaattgccaCACTCACCTTAACAATGAACAGTTTCGTTTTAATAGTCTAATGGTGCTGTGCTTCATGAGACTCACGTAATATTGTTCAACTGAAATAACTACATCCTCTTGTAGACATATTAGGAAGTTCGGACAAATCACGTTTGCACTAAACAATGCAACTTTATTAGTCTGCATGTGTTATGTGGTACACGATGTACCTAACACATTGACGTCATGTAGTGAAACGtataaaattagttttaataataatttaataatcaCATTGATACCCAATGAGTTTTACTCGCAGGTGAAGCAGTTTTctaaaaatgagaaaacatTCAAGCGATCAATGATTGCACCATTGCATTAAACAGTATggataacaaatgaaatgaaagattttaCATCAAACACTAGgcgatattttaaataaaagaagtaaaagattcaacGACACAATAGGTTTGCTTCTGCTAAGAGGTTGAAAATAGTGAAACTGTGTTTGAAATATAACTTTTTGATCTCTTTACATACGTATAGAAACGGCAATCATGATCTATGATTATGACTACTTGTCTGGAGTGGAGCCTAGTGATTGATACAAGTCCAGATACGAAATCCTTTATACTTCATAAGTTTCAACATACATATTGATCTTTGAAAAGAACACTACAGCCGAGCTTATTGCTTTTCCTGTGTTGTCTCATTCCGATGACTCATGTGTTTCATCTTCATTCCAAATAAGATAAATTCTTTATTTGTTTCGACTTTAATTCTATGATTTTCTACATCAAATTTTGGCTTGTGAATTAACAGAGCATAATTGGTTAAATGAAGAAATGGGGACACCTTACAATCAGGCCGGAAAACTAGCAAACCAGATCGAAATGTACTCACGGTCTCCTTGACATCCATGTCTCTGTCTTTTGCGTACGTCAAAAGAGATAGCTCACAGAATTACAAGGAAATGTGATTGAAACGTTGTATTCTTCAATCGTATTGAAAGTCTAGTTAccaaatctgctacttctcttgttgaaaatattttcaagagatcCTTTACGCCATTAACTCCAACGAGCCACATTAACGGACCTCATTGTTAATTTCTGTTGCTTCTGCAGATAACATACAGATTAGTCATTTACGGTTTTAGATGTCATGTCGTCAGTCTTAGCTTGATAATGGAAATCTGCTTCAATGTAACTCTAAACCACACTCTAAGTATATCTCAAAAATCTATTAgcaatattttctattcatcGTTGAAATCATAGGGTGAGCGTACCAATCCTCGGACAAGAATGAGTCCTCGGACACCTATTGTTATCTCTCATTTTACTAAGTCTTgccagtgccggactggctccaaaaagcccttcgggcgttgtatggagaaatttttcaaaaagcccttcgttgtcatttatccatacaaaaatcaaaaggcccttcgggaatcgcccgaacgcccattgggccagtccggcactggtCTTGCACCgacaaaaatctaaaaatcgaACATGTCCCATGAAACAATACCTCTATTGTGTTTaggtataaataaaaacaacgcGGCATTCATTCAAAGAGCATTTCCCATGGAGagtgaaaaaatggaaaaaatgtttctgtttGTGACTCGTTGGCTTTAGAAGTTTCGACTAACTAATAGTCACCCGTTTTTAAACGAAGTCTTTTTTAGTCATCGCTCAATTTCTGAATGCTCAGCGGTTCCGGTTTTAACGTAATGTACGATGAATGAAATTAggatttcagattttttttttattgtatgaaGATGTGATCTTGGAACATACACGGTCATAGCGTAAAGTTTGAAATTAAAGCATGGCCAACATGGCGGGGAAACACTGAAAACGTAGATGTAACGGCATTACTAAAAGCCTTAATCGAAAAATTCCTaagaaatttctaatttattgcAACGAACTTAAGTTAAGTAAATGCTTAAGCTACAACACAATAAGGTTGTGTGTATTAGGGCTACAgctttttttctggaatttaaattctgtGAATTCTAAAAAAGTTCTGAAGAATCAGAATTTTGGTTGGATGCTGTTGTGTTGCTGGCTtaggttgattgaaaattatgtaaaGTCTTGGACACTGAGAAATTGAAAGCCAATAgaaatgaaagtattttcttTGTACGTTGCCGACTTTTCGGCCTGTTACTGTATCCAGGTCATCTTCAGGGCCAACTCAACAGCGCAGTGTGTAAGTTGAGACTGcacattgaattattgaattgcCAGTTACGGGTTCGAAACTCAACAGCAACACAAATAATCCGTTTCACAAGGTTGTTGCCACAATAATAGCGACATCTGAATTTGTTATTAGGTTGCGTCTTGGATTTAGTACCGATACCGGTACTCTTTGTGTTACATGTAATTCTTCGTTGGTAATGTACAAAGGATAagaaatttatgtgaaaaattgATACACTTGGCGTTGATACAGCGTTGGGTTGGGTATACAACGTTAACATTTCTAGCGGAAGAAGAACAAAATCACTAATGTACTTTCACACCTTCATaggaaaaatagaattttttttatgatagtTCGGTTGGGCATGAGCTGAAAAGTTGGTTCTCTGGTTCTCtcattgaaaatgatttgtaCTGCAACACcaacattcaaataaatttttgttttattcaatatatagaaaataaatatctTATCCTATTTAACATAAGTGGTTGGTTTGAGGTCGTTGTAGTAGTTGTCATTGCTTTCGTTCATCATTGGTATGCTGTACTTGTCGGTTTCTCTGTCCCATTCGGTATGCTGATTTTGATATTTACGTAACGGCACATGAACTACCTCAACTTTCGATTCCTGTTGCGGTTGTGTGGCATGTTGAGTGAGGAACCACTTAAAGCCAAGCATTATCGTCGACAACAGTGACATTTTGCTAAGTACAAACGATGCGCTCGACATAATTGTTAGAGCTTTCAGTAGAAgcggaaaaataattattttggcAATGAAAAGCCCCATCAAAACCGGATATAAAATACGTCGAAAAGCCATGTGTTTGTTCTTCTTCTTGCCACCACCGAAACCACCACCATGATGACCACCACCACCGCCGATCTGCCGGCCTACaataattttaatcaatttaacaaatatttgttatCCTGACCCAACAAGTAATTCAATTCCCTACCATCAGCTTCTTGTaattcgtttaaatttaatccATTTCGTGTGAGTACGTTGTCAATATCCGTTTTGATTGTCTCGAACAAATCACTAGTTTTATTCACATCCTCTGTTTTACCATCTACAACGAATGGTTGAACATAGGTGATACACAACGacacaataaacaaaaatagaaaacacACAAGAGCTTCCCTCTGAAACGCGGACATTTTCGTGCTGTCGatacggattttttttgtacttgaAATGGCGCCGTTACAAGTACAAATGTTAAGTCTTTTTCCGACAATTGTTCCGAACTTTGTGCAATGAATTCCAACTTTGTGCAtctataaataatttgaaaatccatTCAATGTTTTTCCATGATTGAGTGGTTCCACTAACTGCCACCTATTCAAATTAGTAATTATATTATTGCCATTCAGATACCGTTGATATAATTTTACACACTAATTGATATTGACAAATTAATCTAGACATCAAATGCGTTACATATATACCATATAAGCcatatcataaaaaaataaagaaatttctgttgagaattttattttttgctgtaCAGGGAAATCAGTGAAAATAACATAGAATATCTTTCAAGCGGGAAATGTAGGTGCATAATGTATTATGATTTGTAGCATGGCTTGATggatggattttattttttatatttaatttaattaaaagttatgatattttttacaattaagTGCAATTAAGAACCTATTTACCCATCTAATCGGTATGGGCTAAGTACTAGGCCTTGAAATCTAgtgcaaatgtttttttttctgtcttcgTTCCGGTGTTTTTcgaagctaaatttttttcaattagtCTTATGtgacaatgaaattgattattaTCGGTTGTCTGTAATATTGGGTGGTATCTAAACTTTCTGAATAAACCTTTGTTGGACAGTTGGGCTAatgaattgttattttgatagGTTTTGACTTTTTTGAAATACAGGGAAACAGTGAAAATCGACATATTTTCTAACTTGGGATTTGTTGCAGCTTGTAATCGATTCCACAAGGATTTCGTTGAtctaatgaaaatataaattttcattttcaggaTTTTGGCAAGCACTCGCAACAAGAATGAAGTAGTACACGAACAGGATTTTGAACAGGCTTATAAGAACAccatgccgtttgtaacatgtggAATTCGAAGCCGTCTGTgtacacgataacttgagtaaagctcaaccgattttaaaaattcttttttttcctgttagGTAATGACAATGACAAAATGGGCTTATTTGGGTCCTGAGCTGGGGCTCAATAAGTGTTTTAGGGTTTTTCGTAGATATCTACGGCATTTTAaacgctacacttgtaagtgataagtcaaatgaaatgtatttacaataccaatcgaccaaaaaaagtttatggaaattggatgaccgactcgtgagttagagcccATGATGTGAACCAGGAACAGGACgggaagcagtttttgcttgtaggtcggccaaatttgaacgtattcTTGCTTTATTAGTTAGGtattttgtcgcgacaaaacaaagaaaaactttttgtttttgcatcgagtaaaaagtgtttagtgttcaaatatgccttggcgacctaaagagactatgcccgaatacaatggaaagcataagaggtgagtttctttgaattttttgggtgaatttttgtgataaaattttccatacattttcgggaaactgtcctgtcatttcccgatgtaaaaaaaatgtaaaatcctAAAATTTCATGTTTAACTCTTCAGATTTTTGTAAATGAGTGGTCGTAAGAAATGTCTCGTCAAGAAAtgtatttgtaattttttttattgttttacaaAGTTACAGCGCTAAGGGCAGCGTTACGAAAATATCtgaattaatataaaaatggaTGTGTTTGACTTGTTCTAATTAAGTCTACATAAGACAATCAAATGTAGCTCTGGTATAAAAATAGTCTTTGAATACTGCTCATTCTCATTGATGTAAGTGGAGCAccacataaaacaaaataccTTTTCCATATGGTCTTaaaggtgttttttttttcggccaTTCCCGCTGCTCAAAGTTATATCTATACAAGCGCAAGAAATGCACAACAGTCTTGATTTGTTGTATAATACCGACTTACCCATAAGATCTGACATAATCTGACCtcagaactttttcaaaaattcggtgaactatcaattttttttttgaacgaatCCCTTTACGGAAactatttatttgaaaagcaTCCACAATtacaattcgccaaaactcaATATATTTCGCATTAAATTGATTCGTCATACATAATATGGACTTCTAGTCcatgaataaataattattttccaaaaaaaaaatctaatttaaaaattcaattttaccaaaaacaaaataaaaatagaaaaactttccagaaaacatttcaaataaataaattttcaatttcatcaaaCTACGAAGACAACATACACTCCTCATCTACGGACTAGTAAAATTGATCAATGACCAGTTGCCTCTTTATGTTTTAATGTTATAACGGCTGTAAATAGTGCAAAGAAAAATCCTGCCATGCCAGTTGATCCAGCTAATAACATCAGACCACTGATGATGACAGGGACAAGTGTGAAAAATTTCAGCTTATAGGCTATGAGTAATGGCAGCAGATATTTCTTATATTTCTTCTTAACtctgaatttctttttgtgaTGGCCATGACCGTGACGAGCTTCTACCACCGATGTATCtgtaaataaaagtaaaatttgttaATCTTAAGCTTAGGTCTGAGGCTTACTTCGTTAGGGAAATTCTATTGTTGCCTACACTATCCAACAGATTTTTTAGCGATTAATTCAAATCGATAGATTGTATTGAATAAAAAGTTGAGTATAAAATTTAGTGATCTGAGGCGAGGACGAGGCTAACAAAACGAtgaggaaaattaatttttcccaaTGTTATTTCATGTAACAGCAGTGTATAATggacatacaatttttttttcggcccAAGCGATGGAAATATTACTTTGCGAATTATTAGGGCGCTATTTTCACGACACATGATCTCAGAGTGTTCTAATAATGAGGAAATTGGTCAAATGAATTGAACTATTATCAGAGATGTGCTGTTAAGCAAACTTTAAAACCTCTAAAGcttttcataataaaaatcGTAACCGATTTCTTCCAGTTATAAATTTATGTCTAGAATACCAatgtttgaaagtttttttttcacttaaatAGATTCTACTTAACATATTCCACTAATATGATCTTATactttgaagtactagattgtATGTTTACTCAGACCAATACACACTGGGAATGTGAatcaaaatctagtacttcgaaTAAGAATTTGTCTTCAATTAGACTCGTAACCTATGTAAACTGTAGATTTCTTAACCGTATTGTATGCTATTTAGAAATCGATCGTTTTTGTACACGTTATACGAAAAGAATTTccgtgaaatttgaatttgtcatAGGGGTGGCTTCAGTGGTCTAATTGAAAGTGAAAATATCACAGACGATTTTGATATTAATCAAAATCGTCTGTGATATTTTCACTTCGCGTGAATCATCTGTGATATTTTCACCTTGCTGAAACGTGTGTCAACCTAATTCTCTACAactgaaaataatg contains the following coding sequences:
- the LOC119068815 gene encoding uncharacterized protein LOC119068815, with the protein product MSAFQREALVCFLFLFIVSLCITYVQPFVVDGKTEDVNKTSDLFETIKTDIDNVLTRNGLNLNELQEADGRQIGGGGGHHGGGFGGGKKKNKHMAFRRILYPVLMGLFIAKIIIFPLLLKALTIMSSASFVLSKMSLLSTIMLGFKWFLTQHATQPQQESKVEVVHVPLRKYQNQHTEWDRETDKYSIPMMNESNDNYYNDLKPTTYVK